In Chryseobacterium gleum, a single genomic region encodes these proteins:
- a CDS encoding GNAT family N-acetyltransferase yields the protein MITLKTYNRKELGDFISSGDFQQYDFLPVTRHRSLSHIQNPKASAEDTLLILAFYEEKLVGYVGCFPDHFEIDGKKIRYAWLSTLYVNPEYRKKRPAKALLKKVFEEYEGRIAITEFTKEAEALYNIMGVFEYVFPKEGKRYYFRTDAAKMIPEKKPGTQSLKPLLKILDVTANGLISIKNLSTQKPDFKYEMLDRIDQESAVFINGFPNRRNADEINIFIDNPWVLEGKKDDQYFFSSFAGTFKYFWIKIFDQTNKLTSCFLLQLRDGYLKIPYLFTDSNSDEVVRFLNYFIITHKVKGFTSYQTGLNKAIQNSKVFSHIYERDFRREYLFHKNLLALLPDNFNPNYQDGDGDCMMT from the coding sequence ATGATAACACTGAAAACATACAACAGAAAAGAACTGGGAGATTTTATATCCTCCGGAGATTTTCAGCAATATGATTTTCTTCCGGTTACCAGGCATCGTTCATTGTCTCATATCCAGAATCCAAAAGCATCAGCTGAAGACACTCTTCTTATTCTGGCTTTCTATGAAGAAAAACTGGTGGGTTATGTGGGGTGTTTTCCAGATCATTTTGAAATTGATGGAAAAAAAATCCGTTATGCCTGGCTCAGTACATTGTATGTGAATCCGGAATACAGAAAGAAAAGACCGGCAAAAGCATTATTGAAAAAAGTTTTTGAAGAGTACGAAGGAAGAATTGCCATTACAGAATTTACCAAAGAAGCAGAGGCACTTTACAATATTATGGGAGTGTTTGAGTATGTTTTTCCTAAAGAAGGAAAGCGCTATTATTTCAGAACAGATGCTGCTAAAATGATTCCTGAAAAAAAGCCGGGAACGCAATCCCTGAAGCCACTTTTAAAAATTCTGGATGTTACAGCCAATGGACTGATCTCAATAAAAAATCTTTCCACACAGAAACCGGATTTCAAATATGAAATGCTGGATAGAATCGATCAGGAAAGTGCTGTTTTCATTAATGGATTTCCTAACAGGCGTAATGCAGATGAGATTAACATCTTTATAGACAACCCCTGGGTGCTGGAGGGCAAAAAAGATGACCAATACTTTTTTTCGAGTTTTGCCGGGACATTTAAATACTTCTGGATTAAAATCTTTGATCAAACCAATAAACTTACATCTTGTTTTCTGTTGCAGCTCCGTGATGGCTATCTTAAAATACCTTATCTTTTTACGGATAGTAATTCAGATGAGGTTGTCCGTTTTTTAAATTACTTCATCATTACCCATAAAGTGAAAGGCTTCACCTCTTATCAAACCGGATTAAACAAAGCGATACAAAACTCAAAAGTATTTTCCCATATCTACGAGCGTGATTTCAGAAGAGAATATCTTTTCCATAAGAACCTTTTGGCATTATTACCCGATAATTTTAACCCAAACTATCAGGATGGCGACGGAGATTGTATGATGACGTAA
- a CDS encoding M16 family metallopeptidase — protein MTDRKYKETVHTDKNHYEYITVTNDENNVRIYTLKNGLKVFLAQNFDAPRIQTFIPVRTGSNNDPADNTGLAHYLEHMMFKGTSKIGTQNWEKEKELLDQISALYEEHKAEQNPEKKKEIYKKIDEISQEASQYAIANEYDKAISSLGASGTNAHTWFDETVYKNNIPNNELEKWLKIEKERFSEIVLRLFHTELESVYEEFNRAQDNDTRLVSYELMDALFPTHPNGQQTTLGKPEHLKNPSMKAIHKYFDEYYVPNNYAMVLVGDLDFEKTIQLIDQYFGTLPYKELPKKNPVIEQPLTEIVTRTVKSPTTPRTQIAWRTESYGTREAMLADIAANILSNRGEAGLLDLHINQTQKMLWAQAFSVGLRQYGYFSIVAVPKETQTLEEAKNMVLDEIELIKKGDFPDWMLPAIINDFKLQRMKGLETAEGLATTLYDSYIKGRTWEQELNEMDEYASFTKEDVVNFANDFFRENYVVINKEKGVNDKLIRVENPGITPVKINRDTQSEFLKEILADKTEDIKPEFIDYQKEIITDQLNGKKLSFVRNKYNDIAQLHFIFPMGSDHDRDLGISTQLLQYLGTDTLSPEDLKKEFFKIGISNDFKTTNDQLTLSLSGLEENIEKGIALLQHWMHDVKPDQEIYNQFVGTVLENRQAVKKDKNRIITALNNYTKLGSNSRFTDVISKEELENSNAEVFTDRMKKLFKYPYQVFFYGKDFENFKEYIGRYVEPESLKIPDAKEYPEPATGGNVNFINYDMVQMEMSKIGKGNEVNPNHFGKINVFNEYFGRGLSSIVFQEIRESKSLAYSAYVSYAANSELNHPDYVTTYIGTQPDKLMIAVDTLNELMTELPEVPIQFENAKNAALKQIASTRVTRNNIFFNTLRLRKLNIYHDFRKDIYEQIQSLKFEDIKHFYHTEIKPVQFNTAIIGKKENLDMEAVNKMGTFKEVSLKDIFGH, from the coding sequence ATGACAGACAGAAAATATAAGGAAACGGTTCACACAGATAAAAACCATTACGAATATATTACAGTAACAAACGACGAAAATAACGTCCGAATCTATACTTTGAAGAATGGATTAAAGGTTTTTCTCGCTCAGAATTTTGATGCTCCGAGAATACAAACCTTTATTCCGGTAAGAACAGGAAGTAATAATGACCCTGCCGATAATACTGGGCTGGCTCATTATCTGGAACATATGATGTTTAAAGGGACTTCCAAAATAGGAACCCAGAACTGGGAAAAAGAAAAGGAACTTCTTGATCAGATTTCAGCATTGTATGAAGAACATAAAGCAGAACAGAATCCTGAGAAGAAAAAGGAAATCTACAAAAAGATAGATGAAATCTCACAGGAAGCCAGTCAGTACGCCATTGCCAATGAGTATGACAAGGCAATTTCTTCTCTGGGAGCAAGTGGAACAAACGCACATACCTGGTTTGATGAAACGGTTTACAAAAACAATATTCCAAACAATGAGCTTGAGAAATGGCTGAAAATAGAAAAGGAAAGGTTCTCTGAAATTGTCCTTCGTCTTTTCCATACTGAGCTGGAGTCGGTATACGAAGAATTCAACAGAGCACAGGACAATGATACAAGACTTGTAAGTTATGAGTTGATGGATGCTCTTTTCCCTACTCATCCTAACGGACAGCAAACCACCCTTGGAAAACCGGAACATCTGAAAAATCCTTCAATGAAGGCTATTCACAAGTACTTTGATGAATATTATGTTCCTAATAATTATGCCATGGTACTGGTGGGAGATCTTGATTTTGAAAAAACGATTCAGTTGATTGATCAGTATTTCGGTACTTTACCTTATAAAGAACTTCCTAAAAAGAACCCTGTTATTGAACAACCTCTAACAGAAATTGTCACAAGAACAGTAAAAAGCCCTACTACTCCACGGACTCAGATTGCATGGAGAACGGAAAGCTATGGGACAAGAGAAGCTATGCTGGCCGATATTGCAGCCAATATACTCAGCAACAGAGGAGAAGCCGGATTATTGGATTTACATATCAATCAAACGCAGAAAATGCTATGGGCACAGGCCTTTTCTGTGGGATTAAGACAGTACGGCTACTTTTCCATCGTTGCTGTTCCTAAGGAAACACAAACGCTGGAGGAAGCAAAGAATATGGTACTTGATGAAATTGAACTGATCAAAAAAGGAGATTTTCCGGATTGGATGCTACCTGCCATCATCAATGATTTCAAGCTTCAGAGAATGAAAGGGCTTGAAACCGCAGAAGGACTCGCCACTACACTTTATGATTCTTATATAAAAGGAAGAACCTGGGAACAGGAACTGAATGAAATGGATGAATACGCCTCTTTCACCAAGGAGGATGTAGTAAATTTTGCCAATGATTTTTTCAGGGAAAACTATGTGGTAATCAATAAAGAAAAAGGAGTAAATGATAAGTTGATCAGAGTTGAGAACCCCGGTATCACTCCTGTTAAGATTAACCGTGATACCCAGTCTGAGTTTTTAAAAGAGATTTTAGCGGATAAAACTGAGGATATTAAGCCTGAATTTATCGATTATCAGAAAGAAATCATCACTGATCAGCTGAATGGGAAAAAATTAAGTTTTGTAAGGAACAAGTACAACGATATTGCCCAGCTGCATTTTATTTTTCCTATGGGAAGTGATCATGACAGAGATTTAGGAATTTCCACTCAACTGCTTCAGTATTTGGGAACCGATACGCTTTCGCCGGAAGATCTGAAAAAAGAGTTTTTCAAAATAGGAATCAGCAATGATTTTAAAACAACGAATGATCAGCTGACCCTATCTTTAAGCGGACTGGAAGAGAATATTGAAAAGGGAATTGCCCTTCTTCAGCACTGGATGCATGATGTAAAACCTGATCAGGAGATCTATAACCAATTTGTAGGAACAGTACTGGAAAACCGCCAGGCTGTCAAGAAAGACAAAAACCGTATTATAACAGCCCTGAACAACTATACAAAATTAGGAAGCAATTCACGTTTTACGGATGTTATTTCGAAGGAAGAACTTGAAAACAGCAATGCGGAAGTTTTTACAGACAGAATGAAAAAGCTATTCAAATATCCTTACCAGGTATTTTTCTATGGTAAAGACTTTGAAAATTTCAAGGAATATATCGGAAGGTATGTAGAACCTGAAAGTCTTAAGATCCCTGATGCCAAGGAATATCCTGAACCTGCGACAGGAGGAAACGTCAATTTCATCAATTATGATATGGTTCAGATGGAAATGAGTAAGATCGGGAAAGGAAATGAGGTGAATCCTAATCATTTTGGAAAGATCAATGTATTTAATGAATATTTCGGAAGAGGATTGTCTTCGATTGTATTCCAGGAGATCCGTGAAAGTAAAAGTCTCGCCTATTCAGCGTATGTTTCCTATGCAGCGAATTCTGAGCTTAACCATCCTGACTACGTGACTACTTATATCGGAACCCAGCCGGACAAACTGATGATTGCGGTGGATACCCTGAATGAACTGATGACAGAACTTCCTGAAGTACCTATTCAGTTTGAAAATGCAAAGAATGCAGCCCTGAAACAGATTGCTTCAACAAGAGTTACCCGAAACAATATATTTTTCAACACTTTAAGATTGAGAAAGCTTAATATTTATCATGATTTCAGAAAGGATATTTATGAGCAGATCCAAAGCCTGAAATTTGAAGATATCAAACATTTCTATCACACAGAAATCAAACCGGTGCAGTTTAATACAGCCATTATCGGGAAAAAAGAAAATCTGGATATGGAAGCCGTCAATAAAATGGGAACATTTAAAGAAGTAAGTCTGAAAGATATTTTCGGACATTAA
- a CDS encoding sigma-54-dependent transcriptional regulator gives MSGNILIIDDEIKLLKLLGMILSQENFNVKEASTARSAMTMLEQYEFDVVLSDVRLPDAFGVELVKSIKSKYPQQEIILMTAFGNITDAVQAMKNGAYDYLVKGDDNEKIIPLVYKALDKVKDNKSRVVQQTATKGFDQIIGKSPLILQAKKLAEKVALTDAAVLLTGETGTGKEVFASAIHEGSDRKKNRFVAINCSAFSKEILESELFGHKQGAFTGAVKDKKGLIEEANGGTLFLDEIGEMPIELQAKLLRVLETGEFIKMGETKVSKSDFRLIAATNRDLEGEIKQGNFREDLYFRLNVFEITLPPLRERKEDLKAIAKHFIDIFSHKLHLASVQVNPDYYKALERNDWKGNIRELRNAVERSLILMDDNILDAGSLPHYSEKAVPESDSLSIRSLEKIHIQKVLQYTKGNKAEAARLLEIGIATLYRKLEEYGLK, from the coding sequence ATGTCAGGAAACATTCTGATCATCGATGATGAGATCAAACTCCTTAAACTATTAGGGATGATCCTTTCCCAGGAAAATTTTAATGTAAAAGAAGCTTCTACGGCACGTTCGGCAATGACGATGCTGGAGCAATATGAATTTGATGTTGTTCTGAGCGATGTGCGCTTGCCTGATGCTTTTGGGGTGGAGTTGGTAAAGTCTATTAAAAGTAAATATCCGCAGCAGGAGATTATTCTGATGACGGCATTCGGGAATATTACGGATGCTGTACAAGCCATGAAGAATGGTGCTTATGATTACCTGGTAAAGGGAGATGATAATGAGAAAATAATCCCATTGGTTTATAAAGCTCTTGACAAGGTGAAAGATAATAAATCGAGAGTGGTTCAGCAGACTGCAACGAAAGGGTTTGACCAAATCATAGGTAAATCACCACTAATTTTACAAGCTAAAAAGCTGGCAGAAAAAGTGGCTCTGACGGATGCAGCCGTACTTCTTACAGGAGAAACCGGAACAGGAAAGGAAGTCTTTGCCAGTGCTATTCATGAAGGGAGCGACAGGAAGAAGAACAGATTTGTAGCTATCAATTGCTCTGCATTCAGTAAAGAAATCCTGGAGAGTGAACTTTTCGGACATAAACAAGGTGCTTTTACCGGTGCGGTAAAAGATAAAAAAGGATTGATTGAAGAAGCGAATGGAGGAACCCTGTTTCTTGATGAAATAGGTGAAATGCCGATAGAATTGCAGGCAAAGCTGCTCAGAGTGCTGGAAACCGGAGAGTTTATCAAAATGGGAGAAACCAAAGTTTCCAAATCCGACTTCAGGCTAATTGCTGCAACCAACCGGGATCTGGAGGGTGAAATAAAGCAGGGAAATTTCAGAGAGGATCTTTATTTCAGATTGAATGTATTTGAGATCACACTTCCGCCACTAAGGGAAAGAAAAGAAGATCTGAAAGCTATTGCCAAACATTTTATAGATATTTTTTCCCATAAACTTCATCTTGCATCCGTTCAGGTAAATCCTGATTATTATAAAGCGCTGGAGCGCAACGACTGGAAAGGAAATATCCGAGAATTGAGAAATGCTGTGGAACGCAGCTTGATTTTGATGGATGACAATATCCTTGATGCAGGCAGCCTTCCCCATTACTCGGAAAAAGCTGTTCCTGAAAGTGATTCATTAAGCATCAGATCACTGGAAAAAATACATATCCAAAAAGTATTACAATATACAAAAGGAAACAAAGCAGAAGCTGCCCGTTTGCTTGAGATCGGTATTGCCACATTGTACCGGAAACTTGAAGAATATGGATTAAAATAA
- a CDS encoding potassium-transporting ATPase subunit F produces MWSLFFLSILAFVYICYVLIKPEKF; encoded by the coding sequence ATGTGGAGTTTATTTTTCCTCTCAATACTTGCCTTCGTGTATATCTGTTATGTTTTAATAAAACCTGAAAAATTTTAA
- the kdpA gene encoding potassium-transporting ATPase subunit KdpA, with protein sequence MNTEILGIIAMFAITLVIGIFLGKYIANVYGYKKTFLDPVFEPVEKLIYKVSGINPARQMNWKQNMYAMLAINLIWFIIGFLLLLNQAWLPLNPDGNPNMSPDLAFNTTISFLVNCNLQHYSGETGVSYLSQLYLMFLQFVTAATGMAAMAVLFKAFKEKTSTELGNFYDYFTKSMIRILVPISVIVALILSINGSPMTFEGKDHIITLEGQKADVSRGPVSAFVAIKHLGTNGGGFFGANSAHPLENPNYITNMTEMVTQMIIPFALVFALGFYLNKRKLSWVIFTVMTVGFLALTIPNIVNETGGNPLITQMGADKSLGAMEGKEIRFGSAASGYWSIATTVISTGSVNAMHDSTMPLSGMNELLAMMINCFYGGCGVGILNYFIFIILAVFISGLMVGRTPEFMGKKIEAKEMKIAMIVALFHPFLILAGTALTAYLPEFGAKTLNNPGFHGFSEMLYEFTSSAANNGSGFEGLGDNTPWWNISTGIVLLLSRFIPIIGPVAIAGLLAQKKYIPESAGTLKTDTATFGFMTLAVILLIAALSFFPALTLGPIAEQIQYFSK encoded by the coding sequence ATGAATACAGAGATTTTAGGCATTATAGCAATGTTTGCTATCACATTAGTTATCGGAATATTTTTAGGGAAATATATAGCTAATGTCTACGGATACAAAAAAACTTTTCTGGATCCGGTTTTTGAACCCGTTGAAAAGTTAATTTATAAAGTTTCGGGAATTAATCCTGCCCGCCAGATGAACTGGAAACAGAATATGTATGCCATGCTGGCGATTAATCTGATCTGGTTTATCATTGGCTTTCTTCTTTTGCTGAATCAGGCGTGGCTTCCTTTAAACCCTGACGGAAATCCGAATATGTCACCTGATCTGGCTTTTAATACGACCATTTCATTCTTAGTTAACTGTAATTTACAGCACTATTCAGGAGAAACGGGAGTAAGTTATCTGAGCCAGCTTTATCTGATGTTTTTACAGTTTGTTACGGCTGCAACGGGAATGGCAGCAATGGCTGTTCTTTTCAAAGCTTTTAAAGAAAAGACAAGTACAGAACTTGGCAATTTCTACGATTATTTTACAAAATCCATGATCAGAATCCTGGTTCCGATCAGTGTGATTGTTGCTTTAATCCTTTCTATTAATGGAAGTCCGATGACTTTTGAAGGGAAAGATCATATTATAACACTTGAAGGTCAGAAGGCAGACGTTTCCAGAGGTCCTGTATCTGCATTTGTTGCCATTAAACACCTGGGAACCAACGGAGGTGGATTTTTCGGAGCCAACTCAGCACATCCGCTTGAAAATCCTAATTATATAACCAATATGACAGAAATGGTTACTCAAATGATCATTCCTTTTGCATTGGTATTTGCATTGGGCTTTTATCTGAATAAAAGAAAACTCTCATGGGTAATCTTTACGGTAATGACGGTCGGTTTTCTGGCACTTACCATTCCGAATATAGTGAATGAAACGGGAGGAAACCCTTTGATTACCCAAATGGGTGCAGACAAGAGTCTGGGTGCTATGGAAGGTAAAGAAATCCGCTTTGGAAGTGCTGCTTCAGGATATTGGAGTATCGCCACTACTGTAATTTCTACAGGTTCTGTGAATGCAATGCACGACAGTACAATGCCTCTTTCGGGGATGAATGAGCTGCTTGCCATGATGATCAACTGCTTCTACGGAGGCTGTGGAGTCGGAATCCTGAACTATTTCATCTTTATCATTCTGGCGGTGTTTATCAGTGGTCTGATGGTAGGACGAACGCCGGAATTTATGGGTAAAAAGATTGAAGCGAAGGAAATGAAAATTGCGATGATCGTCGCTTTATTCCATCCTTTCTTAATTCTTGCAGGAACAGCTTTAACAGCTTATCTACCGGAGTTTGGAGCAAAAACATTGAATAACCCGGGCTTCCATGGTTTCAGTGAAATGCTGTACGAGTTTACTTCTTCCGCAGCCAATAACGGATCCGGATTTGAAGGATTGGGAGACAACACACCATGGTGGAATATCTCAACAGGAATTGTACTGTTACTCTCAAGATTTATCCCGATCATAGGACCAGTAGCCATTGCAGGTCTGTTGGCACAGAAGAAATATATCCCGGAAAGTGCAGGAACACTGAAAACAGATACGGCTACTTTCGGATTTATGACCCTGGCGGTGATTTTACTGATTGCAGCACTGTCTTTCTTCCCTGCATTGACATTAGGGCCTATTGCAGAACAGATCCAGTACTTCTCAAAATAA